The Acomys russatus chromosome 18, mAcoRus1.1, whole genome shotgun sequence genome includes a region encoding these proteins:
- the Hrurf gene encoding protein HRURF yields MAQPTASAQKLVRPIRAVCRILQIPESDPSNLRP; encoded by the coding sequence ATGGCGCAACCTACAGCCTCGGCCCAGAAGCTGGTGCGGCCCATCCGCGCCGTGTGCCGCATCCTGCAAATCCCGGAGTCCGACCCCTCCAACCTGCGGCCCTAG